CATTGACTCCTAATGAGAAAAAAGATCTTGCTAAGGTAACGGGCGGCCTTGAAGATTATCGCCGATATGGCCAAGTCCGGGATCTGGTATTAAACAACAAGATTTCGAGTTATGACTTAGGTTCGTCGACAACGGCAGCAATTTGTTATGTAAATGCTCATTCGAATTATGGTGGAGTAGATACAAAAACAAATTACTTTGCTCAAGCTCAGTTGGGTAATATTGGAATGACGAACAGTGATTACCGAGGAATGAAGGCTCCTTCTTTGGGTGTGGGAAGTCACTGGAGCGGTGACTTGAATACCTTGAAAAATCCTGTCAGCGGTGAAGTCCATGTGACGAGATCTCAGGTTGATACTTTGAACCGAAGTAAGGCGAACAATGCAATCGTGTTTACGGATACAACCGGTGATGGAAATCCAAACCACTGGCAGAATGTGGCGAGGGGTAAAGATGGTCAATGGTATGACGTCAATAATAACCGTAAGAAAATAGATAGTATCAAACCAATGGACTTTAGCAATGTATATCAAATCAAATACAACGACAATTGGTGAAACATGAAAAAGAAAATCGCGTTAGGATGTATGTTGTTCTTTGTCTTCTTCTGCAAGGAAGAAAACAAGGAAGCTCCCAAACAAGAGACCCCGGTCAAGGAAGAGAAGGTGCAGAATATGAACACTGAAAGAGTATTCAATGGTGTGTACTCAATGGATGATATACACCTCATGAAAGAAGTTTTTGGAATCCAATCGAAGTTTAAAGATTACTGCCTCCGAATCGATCAGAAGGCGAATGTCGTAGAACTTGGAATTGTGGAAGGAAAGGTCTACAAGGGGAAGATTGTAGAGAAAGATTCGGAAAGTGTTACGATTGAAATCAATGGCAAAAGCCAAAAGTATTTCATAGTAAAATATACATCAATCATTGGCAATGAAACATTCGCACTCATGACAGAAGGCTATTCCGAAAAAAAGTCTGACGGAAGCTGGAATATGGATAGTTCTGTAGGCGAAGTTGCATCCATGCAAACAATTTCGGAGTGTATTGCAATGATGAAAGATAGTCTTGAATTACAATATCACGAAGAAGATCACGGGGTTCCTAAAAAGAAGTAAAGGAAAGTCGTTTGACTCAAGCGAACGATTGAACAACGGAAAAATAAAGAGTAACAGAGTGAGTTTCCCAACTGGGGAAAGAATGGAATCAAAGAAAAGAACAAAAGGATACGCGTTAGGGGAAGCTGTGAGAGACAAAGTAACGGGTCAAAAGATGTATGTGGAAGTAACTTGGAACCCGGAAGTACGTTGCGTTTACTTTGACTCAGAGAAGGAAAGCCTTGTGAAGGTAGAGAAGTATCCTGAAGATTTGGAGCGGATCAAGGAATTACTGCCATATCTTCCGAAGTAAAACGCTGATTCAAAACAAATCGTCACATATCGAGAAAAACAAAAAAGCTCCCTTCGCACTAAAGACAAAGCGAAAGGGAGTAAGGAATGTCTAGAAGAATCGGAACCCAGGGAGTGAGTTTCCCAGCTGGGGGAAGAAATGGAAAACAAAAATAAACAAGTATATGTGTTAGGCGAAGCGGTGAGAGACAAGAGAAGCGGCCAAAAGATGTATGTGGACGCAACTTGGAGCCCTGAAATCAAATGCGTATATTACAATACATCGATGGACTCACTTGTCAAAGTAGAAGTGCCGTATGAGGACTTAGAGAAGGTAATAGATTTAGATTTCAAAGCGAGGTCTGAGTAAGACGCCGATCCGGTATTCAAAACGAATTCTGAGACGAAATTTCTTGGATCGTTTTTTCTAAATCGTTGTCTTTAAAAAATAGATTAGAAATCGTGAGCACATTCAACCAAAATCCAACAACTTGGCCGGTGTAATAGCCGGTTTTTTTTGTATTAGGGGTTCTAAGGATTGATAACTACGTATTCGGACGTTAGAAGGAGTTTCAATCCCATTCTTCTCTGTCTTTTTTAACTTTCTCTTGAAGAATCGCTGCTGATTTTTTGGAGAGAATGCCGTGAAAGTCTTTCATAGTGGCCGGGCTTTTGGGTTCGATGACTTCGACGAAATCAAGATAGCCGAGTAGCTCGATTAGAAAAGAGTATTTCTCTTCGGGCACGTTGATTACGATCCGTTTCATTGATTTTATTCTAATCCGTTATCAAGAATCATGTGAATGATTTTTTGCAGATTGCTTCTGTCGGTGGGAGACAGTTGACCGAGAACTTTAACAATTTGAATTTGCTCGATGGTAGCAATGAGCGGTTTGAAAACGGAAGGTTTTGCAAGTCCCGCTTTTTGCCAATCTTGAATGAGATTCTCTCCCATTGCGAGAGGTTGCCTAATTTGACTTGTGATAGCCATGAGAATCACATCGGGTCTTGTTTGTTGGTAAGCTTGATTACTGATGATAACGGCGGGACGTTTTTTAGAAGCTTGCAGATTGGTGAAAGGAAAATTCACCAAAACGACGTCGGCGAAATTAAAGATTGTCGTAAACTGCATCTTCGTCGTTGTCCCAGATTTTATCGAAAGCATTTTCCGAGGCTTGGGAATACGCGTGACGTAAGAGAGGGTCTTGATCTCTCTGCTGAATAAAGTCTATGAAATCGTCTACTTCTGCGAGACGCAGCGGAGAAAGGTGTTCGAGTTTTTGAACTACTTGTTGAATCTGAGGTTGCATTGAG
The nucleotide sequence above comes from Leptospira weilii. Encoded proteins:
- a CDS encoding type II toxin-antitoxin system PemK/MazF family toxin; this translates as MQFTTIFNFADVVLVNFPFTNLQASKKRPAVIISNQAYQQTRPDVILMAITSQIRQPLAMGENLIQDWQKAGLAKPSVFKPLIATIEQIQIVKVLGQLSPTDRSNLQKIIHMILDNGLE